A stretch of the Capsicum annuum cultivar UCD-10X-F1 chromosome 8, UCD10Xv1.1, whole genome shotgun sequence genome encodes the following:
- the LOC107839570 gene encoding probable linoleate 9S-lipoxygenase 5, with product MLLGKIVDTITGKDDGKKVKGTVIMMKKNVLDFTDVNASVVDGVAEFLGRNVSFQLISSSVHHENGLEGKRSNPAYLEHWLTHITPIIAGEAAFRVTFDWDHDEFGVAGAFIVKNLHLNEFFLKSLTLEDVPNHGKIHFVCNSWIYPAFKYKSDRIFFANQAYLPSETPEPLRKLRENELATLRGDGTGKLEESDRVYDYACYNDLGEPDKGKEYARPVLGGSSEYPYPRRGRTGRSPTKTDPNSESRIPLLMSLDIYVPRDERFGHVKMSDFLTLSLKSVMQTLLPGFKALFDNTPNEFDSFKEVLQLYEGGIKLPQGPLLKAITDGIPVEILKDIIQTDGQGLLKFPTPRVIQEDKSAWRTDEEFGREMLAGVNPVIISRLQEFPPKSKLDPNIYGNQTSTITKEHVEDKLDGLTVDEAIKTNRLFILNHHDIIIPYLRRINMSTNTKTYASRTLLFLQDNGTLKPVAIELSFPHPDGDKFGAVSKVYTPADHGVEASIWQLAKAYAAVNDTGIHQLISHWLNTHAVIEPFVIATNRQLSALHPIHKLLHPHFRDTMNINALARQILVNCGGFIEIILFPGKYAMEMSAVVYKDWIFPEQALPADLIKRGVAVEDSSSPHGIRLLIQDYPYAVDGLEIWSAIESWVTEYCNFYYKSDETIQKDSELQAWWKEIREVGHGDKKDEPWWSKMQTQQELIDSCTTIIWITSALHAAVNFGQYPYGGYLVNRPTLSRKFMPEPGSPEYEELKSNPDKVFLKTIVPQLQTLLGISILEVLSRHASDEVYLGQRDTPEWTKDHDVLAAFERFGKKLIEIENQIMQMNGDHEKWKNRSGPVEFPYTLLFPTSEEGLTGKGIPNSVSI from the exons ATGTTACTGGGCAAGATTGTGGATACCATAACTGGTAAAGATGATGGAAAAAAAGTGAAAGGAACGGTGATTATGATGAAAAAAAATGTTTTGGACTTCACTGACGTAAATGCCTCTGTTGTTGATGGAGTTGCTGAGTTCCTTGGCCGCAACGTCTCTTTTCAGTTGATCAGTAGTTCTGTTCATCATG AAAATGGTTTAGAAGGGAAACGCAGCAATCCAGCGTACTTGGAGCATTGGCTTACACACATCACTCCAATAATAGCAGGTGAAGCTGCATTTAGGGTCACATTTGATTGGGATCATGACGAGTTCGGAGTAGCAGGAGCATTCATCGTCAAGAATTTGCATCTTAATGAGTTCTTCCTTAAGTCACTCACCCTTGAAGATGTTCCAAATCATGGCAAAATCCATTTTGTCTGCAATTCTTGGATATATCCAGCTTTCAAATACAAGTCAGATCGCATTTTCTTTGCGAATCAG GCTTATCTCCCAAGTGAAACACCAGAACCGTTGCgaaagttgagagaaaatgagctAGCAACTTTGAGAGGAGATGGAACTGGAAAGCTTGAAGAATCGGACAGGGTTTATGACTACGCTTGTTACAACGACTTAGGTGAACCAGACAAAGGCAAAGAGTATGCCAGGCCTGTCCTTGGAGGATCCTCCGAGTACCCGTATCCTCGTAGAGGCAGGACAGGTCGCAGCCCAACCAAAACAG ATCCTAATTCCGAGAGCAGGATCCCATTGCTTATGAGCTTAGACATATACGTGCCAAGAGACGAGCGGTTTGGTCACGTGAAGATGTCAGACTTCCTGACATTGTCCTTAAAATCCGTTATGCAAACGCTTCTCCCAGGGTTTAAGGCGTTGTTCGATAACACACCTAATGAGTTTGATAGCTTTAAGGAAGTACTTCAACTCTATGAAGGAGGAATCAAGTTGCCTCAAGGCCCTCTGTTGAAAGCCATTACTGATGGCATTCCTGTGGAGATACTAAAAGACATCATTCAAACTGATGGTCAAGGCCTACTTAAGTTCCCAACTCCTCGAGTTATTCAAG AGGATAAATCTGCATGGAGGACGGATGAAGAATTTGGGAGAGAAATGTTGGCGGGAGTTAATCCTGTCATAATCAGTAGACTCCAA GAATTTCCTCCAAAAAGCAAGCTGGATCCTAACATATATGGGAACCAAACCAGTACAATTACCAAAGAACATGTAGAGGATAAGTTGGATGGGTTAACAGTTGATGAG GCAATCAAGACAAACAGGTTATTCATACTGAACCACCATGACATCATAATTCCATACCTGAGGAGAATTAATATGTCGACAAACACAAAAACCTACGCTTCAAGAACATTGCTCTTCTTGCAAGATAATGGAACTTTGAAGCCAGTAGCAATTGAACTAAGCTTTCCACATCCAGACGGAGATAAATTTGGTGCTGTTAGCAAAGTATACACACCAGCTGACCATGGTGTTGAAGCTTCTATTTGGCAGTTGGCCAAAGCCTACGCAGCAGTGAATGACACGGGCATTCATCAGCTCATCAGTCACTG GTTGAATACACATGCAGTGATCGAGCCATTTGTGATTGCTACAAATAGGCAACTAAGTGCTCTTCACCCCATTCATAAACTTCTTCATCCTCATTTCCGTGACACGATGAACATAAATGCTTTAGCTAGACAGATCTTGGTCAATTGTGGTGGTTTTATTGAGATAATCCTTTTTCCTGGCAAATATGCCATGGAAATGTCAGCAGTAGTTTACAAAGATTGGATTTTCCCTGAACAAGCACTTCCTGCTGATCTCATCAAAAG AGGAGTTGCTGTTGAGGACTCGAGCTCTCCACATGGCATTCGCTTACTGATTCAGGACTATCCATATGCTGTTGATGGGTTGGAAATCTGGTCAGCAATCGAAAGTTGGGTAACAGAATACTGCAACTTCTATTACAAATCAGATGAGACGATACAGAAAGACAGTGAACTCCAAGCCTGGTGGAAGGAAATCCGCGAAGTTGGACATGGTGACAAGAAAGATGAGCCTTGGTGGTCTAAAATGCAGACTCAACAAGAGCTCATAGATTCTTGCACCACCATAATATGGATAACTTCAGCACTTCATGCTGCTGTCAATTTTGGGCAATACCCTTACGGCGGTTACCTAGTTAATCGCCCTACATTAAGCCGAAAGTTCATGCCAGAACCAGGAAGTCCCGAGTATGAAGAGCTCAAATCAAATCCAGACAAGGTATTCCTCAAGACAATCGTTCCTCAGCTGCAGACACTGCTTGGAATTTCCATCCTAGAGGTCCTGTCAAGGCATGCTTCAGATGAGGTTTACTTGGGACAAAGAGACACCCCCGAATGGACAAAGGATCATGACGTACTTGCAGCTTTcgagaggtttggaaagaaactGATTGagatagagaatcaaattatgcaGATGAATGGTGATCATGAGAAATGGAAGAACAGGTCAGGACCTGTTGAATTTCCATATACTTTGCTCTTTCCCACAAGTGAAGAGGGACTTACAGGCAAAGGAATTCCTAACAGTGTGTCTATATAG